The following is a genomic window from Amaranthus tricolor cultivar Red isolate AtriRed21 chromosome 10, ASM2621246v1, whole genome shotgun sequence.
TTTCTAACTACCTCCATACTCCTATAGGCTATAAATACCTTGCTCTACTTTCCTCCTTATTTCATCTCTCAACATCCCACATTGTTTgccttaaaacaaaaaatattcttACAAAATGAGTAATTACTCCTTCACATTCTTCCTCTTTACATTGTTTGTATTACAATTCATTCTAGCAATAGAAGCTAGAGGGAGAAGTAACACCTACAATGTGGCCAATTTTGGGGCGAAACCCGACGGGAAAACGGACTCAACTAAGGCATTTGTGAATGCGTGGAGTGCGGCCTGTGGATCCACGGGCCGCCCTACGATTCATGTGCCTCCGGGTCGATTTTTGATCCGAAATGCCATAAAATTTTCCGGTTCAAAATGTAGGAACAAGGGTGTGAACCTTGTTATTAGAGGCACAATTATTGCTCCTTCTGATTTTCGAGCTCTTAGAAATTACGATACTTGGCTCGCTTTTGAGTACGTCACCGGAATGTCGATTTCCGGTGGCGTACTTGATGGTCAAGGGGCTGGATTGTGGAATTGTAAGATGTCCGGCAAAGGCGGGTGTCCAAGTGGTGTTACGGTAAGTTTAAGTTAAACTATTATACTTTCATTCTTTCTATGTCACATGTCAATTTAGTCATTtgtcacaaaaaataaaattcaatatgGTCAATGTAATctaatattttacattttttattccTAAATACTCTGCATATTCTTATCACAAAAAATTTGAATCTTTTTAATcaatttctaatatttttttattttggagtaAATATAATTTCGTGACAGAAAAAGAATGaatcaaaattgatttttctatAGTAATTAGAATTTAACATCTAAGAGAAGGATAGAATATATAAAAAGCTTTCCACTATAAtcgatttataattataaatttctaaCTGTTTTaggataaataattatttatatacaaaatttaaaaataattttgatttgtccaatttgtgataaaaatattcaaacaaTGTTTTTAAACCAAAAGTTAAATGtttaaaactttattttctCATAATTGTAAGTTTTAATCATGAATTATTCTAATTGTTtagaatttttccttttatttttataacagCCTAACAGATTTTCGATTCTCGGTCTACCCTTGTGGATCAGTTTTACGACAATGTAATGTGAGAAATGCATAAAGACTAAAGAGTAGCTTACATGTGACTTGATCTATATTGCCTTGAGTTGGAACATGAAAATTGTCTAATATAATGCATTATGGTTAACGACCAACctaaaaaagaatatataataataataatataacctGCCAAATCACGTGATTGTGtgtataaataaacaataaacaaattcATGAAAAAAAACCTAGTTAGGGcatttataagaaaattaaaaatcttaGTTTGGACAATATACATACACATGTATTTGATATAACAGTTTTAGTAGAAACtgatgatttttaaaattaaaactttagaAAAAATGTCTTCGTTTTGGTTAAATAATAGTTTAAGTAGTAACTACTCGTGCATGTATGAAACTGGTATTAGTGTTCTCTATCGGTTAATCATATTTAAGCAGCtactataattactatttttactaaacAACGTTACAACTATAGGTTATATACTCTAAAGTATTTGCATTAAGAGAATTATTATTGtgcataaaacaaaattttcaattaagcaGCAGTTTTAATATTCTCTAAAGAACAGCTTCACATGTTGATTACTGCATCGCATATATATAATGACACAAtttctttgtttaattattattgtgcctctttgtattaaacattaaagaaccaacttcaaaaaaaaatttaagtagaTTGTTGAGgcttaaaatatgttatatactttaacacgtTTCTCATACAAGAATATTTTAGACTACAAATGTACATACAACGCAAATCCTCAATTTAAATTAAGGCTGCTGGTTGAGATTTTGAACATGTGATCTCTCTTGTCAAGTTGGAATCTGAAATGATGTCAATAAATCAACTTAGTTAAAAGCTTAAACTAACAATTGACTAATTGAGGCccaaaatatgatatatatattccAACCAATGAAAGTcctgagcatgttcaacatgttcaaTAACATTGAGagcctcaatattaaattaagtattATATTGTCAAGTAACCAACATCAACTTAATCAATAATTTAAGCTGATTGTTGAggccaggatatgttatatactctaacacacctTCTCATACAATAGCCCTTTGCACTAGAAGTTTGGATGCAGCAAAAACTTTTCTCATACctggcgctaaatattccacttaaaatgAGAGGTGTTtgagatttaaatttttaaccTCTTGTTATACTGACTTCTGATATAATGtcaaggaactaactcaaccaaaagcttaagcagATGGTTGAGaccttataatatattatttagtcTAACATATGTCAAGTTTTAAAGAtataaatttgttaaaagaatatcataatttttaaaattgcacaaatttaaaagtaatttgtcaatttttactcCGTTTATGACTCGAACATGGCAACATTATTTACTAACGTTAATGAATGGTAATATTTTGTGCAGAATATTGGGTTTACAAACTGTAAAGATATAGTAATAAAAGGATTAACATCCTTAAATAGTCAATTATACCACATAGTATTTGTTGGGTGCAAAAATGTGAAAGTTGAAGGAGGAAGAGTAACAGCATCAGGGTCAAGTCCAAATACAGATGGGATACATGTACAAATGTCAACTGGTGTTACAATTCAGAGTACAAATATTGGTACTGGTGATGATTGTATTTCTATTGGTGCtggtaggcatggccacggtccgggttggtccggttccgttccggttccatccggttccggttccacccggttccggttccatttggaacctgtcgcgaacggttccggttccggttccggttccgggcggttccaaacggttccttagcggttcatgaggcggttccggcggttccaactcacgggacgggcgggtcggaccatcggttccattttaattttttctttaaatttttgtataataaaaaaatactataatatcgcggacgtacctttgatgattacttgattattagcgaaattcattgcatgtcaagttgtcatcgttattgaaatatttactaaaatgaatggaaaaaaattaattaataagaaacgaatcaatgataatgtcgataaagatgattaataaaaaaagagggagaaaatggacttgaacctagtacccaaatgaatactaagctgcctacgtatcccgaaggaatcaaagcccacgtagttctttgtcataccttttatttatagttgttgagtgttgattcatcgttgtcgcttgtcggattgatcctattcgtcttcgtcatcatcatgtggttgatattgattagatgcttccgctgactctcctcctgacgatgatgaagttgtatccatcatcatccatggatcatcatcgtcgtcttgatcatcatcgttccttagtccttgtgttcgtatCTCCGCTtggtcccaatctttcttgcaaacacatatttgaatactatgtggagcaagacgagatcgcttttcatccagaactcttctacctgcactaaaagcagactccgacgcaatagtggacgcgggaattgcaaggatatcctttgcaattctcgataaaatgggaaatttaaaagatttttctttccaccactccaaaatattatagacacttgggtctatttcaaagtggtgttttagataactatctagttctaaaaatgtggtcgaggaagaagaagatcctacaaaactatcatcttgcgtcattatgttagcaattactgaattatagaaagagggacgagccgaaacgctagcacgcctagacatatcgcgtttcgggttatatacactagcgtaaaattcatacagttcagctaaatattttttacatgttccgacataataagctacatcggaagacgggcgatctaacgcttgataataaaatcctattactttggttaggacctcggttttaaaacgtgggtccaaaatggttgcgattccataaatgtaaggaaaatcggtaaaatatgatttccatttttccatcatttcagcaagaatcggccttaattgtgggttagtatcttcttgTCTATGTTTAAGcaggtgataaaaaatagtaatacattcacttattactaagtgaacgttcggttcataaacataagaaaaaatcttagtcgcgtggtcatacgcttctaatatgttatgtacacctattgctaattcccaagtttcatcagctatgaaactatctgtacactcactatatagttgtgttattactgggcgataagcaatcgcctttcttaataaatcgttcgttgacccccaacgtgtaggagtatctaatgaccaatacacttttttaagttggtattggtcacataattgtttatatcttcttttaatctttccgatcctaagccattttactatatccctaattggttctaataattcacttaattgttttatacctacttgacaagataagttaactatgtgcgcacaacaacgtatgtgtaataagctacccccaaggattaaactaaaggcgggttcgttaaataaaagttctatacattttatgtttgcggttgcattatctgttgaacaacaaaatattttatctaataagttccattccctacatatctctattaatctatattttatgttttcgccggtgtgtctttctggcatagtctcaaaagcaattattcttttttgaataatccaatttcgatctatccagtgtgctgttacacacatataagattctaaatgtgggggagcagaccatatgtcagttgttatgctaaccctaccattaaacgatttaaacatttcaactaggccatagcgcattgattcgtataatttaattgttcgtcttttaagagtgttcctagggattgctctaaattgtggttgcaattgttgtctagtgagacgctcatatgccctactttcaccgtggttaaaaggcaattcatcgcaaattacatacctagaaaattcatcaatcatgtcattacgattatatctaaaaggcatacctgtgttgggaatgtcccattgtgtctgtcggcttccacttgtggtcccgctgccgcttgatgcatgagtttcttttgtgattccatgcttctttgccaaatgtttgttaaaagatcccgttccaccacctaacacgtattcacaaaacacaataaataaatgtttataaaatatgaatatataatgtatgaatgtattatgtatgtataaa
Proteins encoded in this region:
- the LOC130825559 gene encoding polygalacturonase-like, which encodes MSNYSFTFFLFTLFVLQFILAIEARGRSNTYNVANFGAKPDGKTDSTKAFVNAWSAACGSTGRPTIHVPPGRFLIRNAIKFSGSKCRNKGVNLVIRGTIIAPSDFRALRNYDTWLAFEYVTGMSISGGVLDGQGAGLWNCKMSGKGGCPSGVTNIGFTNCKDIVIKGLTSLNSQLYHIVFVGCKNVKVEGGRVTASGSSPNTDGIHVQMSTGVTIQSTNIGTGDDCISIGAGTTDLWMENIKCGPGHGISIGSLGKEAYEAGVQNVTVKTATFTDTQNGVRIKSWGRPSNGYVKDVLFQHITMINAQNPIIIDQNYCPGNKGCPGKVSGVKIEGVTYQDIHGTSATPVAIKFDCSAKNHCSRLRLENVKLTYNSKSATSICTYAAGYTLGLVQPKSCLL